From a single Ooceraea biroi isolate clonal line C1 chromosome 12, Obir_v5.4, whole genome shotgun sequence genomic region:
- the LOC105278872 gene encoding zinc finger protein 2 homolog codes for MGEAMEKIEILRIQDCDEAILIEDATTEILFDTSNSDSAEHIIVTDELDVEKLKVVTDSDQFISVITDYECVTCHRIFQSEDRLKEHLDICREEDDVTNIIDFETVNYDSDEDDVDDPLEYAEDSDTNSQKNNNEKPVIKPVPDTQCHCCAEDLKTAHSGGDFKCPNCDLSFRKKASLERHVVVIHWKCDSCTCDECGSSFRDKKALNKHRYTTHGDRKIYKCEPCDTYFSRSYHLNRHITQSGCHGNIRNSFNCQVCKKVFTRKDNLREHLRTHAGTPQRQKKPCQFCPKQFYTSQQLLVHERMHTGERPVQCDLCPKTFLSALALKKHRRVHTGEKPFECKYCQRKFAARETLNRHQRTHTGEKPHVCQYCGKSFIQASQLRAHVFHHTGENGFDCDVCGKAFNRKARLNIHKKFVHEGAIPFTCEICDKGFTRREDLVKHTLLHTGVKPFKCDKCPKAFSAKSSLQAHLNTHRREPPQSCVECNRVFIRQDCLMRHIRAKHRDLLQDVMNEVEKKHLQTQMQNIASIAAAKIKTGESRRLSTDELLKSIIDLLKMLIDEETLQLFGWPEAPIQDVLEAVIRRCGHEPVTSEVCTLFTERLRQNVKLLFLAVIGDDKVKSLLTTKTVDHVILHVLEASKE; via the exons ATGGGTGAAGCTATGGAGAAGATAG AGATTCTGAGAATACAAGATTGCGACGAGGCTATACTGATTGAGGATGCAACCACTGAgattttatttg ATACATCCAACTCGGATTCAGCAGAGCATATTATAGTGACCGATGAATTGGATGTTGAGAAGTTGAAAG TTGTCACGGACAGTGATCAGTTCATTTCAGTCATAACTGATTACGAGTGTGTGACGTGTCACCGCATCTTCCAGTCTGAAGAT AGGCTGAAAGAGCACCTGGACATATGCAGGGAGGAGGATGACGTCACCAATATCATAGACTTTGAAACAGTGAACTACGACTCCGACGAGGATGACGTGGATGATCCTCTTGAGTACGCCGAAG ATTCAGACACCAACAGCCAGAAGAACAACAATGAGAAGCCCGTGATCAAGCCCGTGCCGGACACGCAGTGTCACTGCTGCGCGGAGGACCTGAAGACGGCGCACAGTGGCGGCGACTTCAAGTGCCCCAACTGTGATCTCAGTTTCAGGAAGAAGGCGTCTCTGGAACGGCACGTGGTGGTCATACACTGGAAGTGCGACTCGTGCACGTGCGACGAGTGCGGCTCCTCTTTCCGCGACAAGAAGGCGCTGAACAAGCACCGCTACACGACGCACGGGGATCGCAAAATTTACAA GTGCGAGCCCTGCGATACGTATTTCTCGCGCAGTTACCACTTAAATCGCCACATAACGCAGTCCGGCTGCCACGGCAACATACGCAATTCATTTAATTGCCag GTCTGCAAGAAAGTTTTCACGCGGAAGGACAACCTGCGGGAGCACCTGCGCACTCACGCGGGAACGCCTCAGCGGCAGAAGAAGCCTTGCCAGTTCTGTCCAAAGCAGTTCTACACGAGCCAGCAGTTACTGGTGCACGAGCGCATGCACACGGGAGAGAGACCGGTCCAGTGCGATCTGTGCCCGAAAACGTTTCTGTCAGCGCTCGCGCTGAAGAAGCACCGCCGCGTGCACACCGGCGAGAAACCGTTCGAGTGTAAATAC TGCCAGAGGAAGTTCGCCGCGCGCGAGACGCTGAATCGTCACCAGCGGACCCATACCGGCGAGAAGCCGCACGTGTGTCAGTATTGCGGTAAATCATTCATACAGGCGTCCCAATTGAGAGCGCACGTGTTCCATCACACCGGCGAGAACGGCTTTGATTGCGACGTGTGCGGCAAGGCGTTCAACCGGAAAGCACGCCTGAACATCCACAAGAAATTCGTGCACGAGGGAGCGATCCCGTTTACGTGCGAGATATGCGACAAGGGCTTCACGCGGAGAGAGGATTTGGTGAAACACACGCTGCTGCACACTGGAGTCAAAC CGTTCAAATGTGACAAGTGCCCGAAGGCATTCTCGGCAAAGTCGTCACTGCAGGCTCACCTCAATACGCATCGACGCGAGCCGCCGCAATCGTGCGTCGAGTGCAACAGGGTGTTCATCCGGCAGGATTGCCTGATGCGGCACATTCGAGCGAAGCATCGGGATCTGCTGCAGGACGTGATGAACGAGGTTGAGAAGAAGCACCTGCAGACGCAGATGCAGAACATAGCGTCGATCGCCGCGGCGAAAATCAAAACCGGAGAATCCCGGCGGCTCAGCACCGACGAGCTGTTGAAGTCCATCATAGACCTCCTGAAGATGCTCATCGACGAGGAGACGTTGCag CTGTTCGGTTGGCCCGAGGCTCCGATACAAGACGTTCTGGAGGCGGTGATTCGAAGATGCGGCCACGAGCCCGTGACGTCGGAGGTCTGCACGCTGTTCACCGAGAGGCTACGACAGAACGTCAAGCTTCTGTTTCTCGCCGTAATCGGGGACGACAAAGTGAAGTCCCTCCTGACGACGAAGACAGTGGATCACGTCATCCTTCACGTCTTAGAAGCGTCTAAAGAGTAA
- the LOC105278873 gene encoding ataxin-7-like protein 3, which translates to MSVTQERIEELNQRFLDLMSKPENIETVTKEIYEDLLDEVLMGFVFDVHRTTKTGSSDVEEGIPDDESYTIVDSPGLDVFGQHPVKKSQECNCPNCERGVAACRFATHLEKCMGMGRNSSRIASLRIANNSKDLNNYGDVDDDDDVDWSITNDSGNKRKRPRKDRNGVSKRSGKHQRQQAGIATSGGGGSQRNGEAAAVVGGGSGEHSVHSSNENSPSNYENMSVVDKRALLAQICGVVSEHTKKVCTRSVRCPQHTDDQRKEIRASLESGGSSNGQDNLHVDVDTFEESDSQNLRDALARWDREGSSHSSPADSASTTSTSSINRKRETKSKGKGKASSKRDRGSPISQGD; encoded by the exons ATGTCCGTGACGCAGGAGAGGATCGAGGAGCTGAACCAACGGTTTCTCGACCTGATGAGCAAGCCGGAGAACATCGAGACGGTTACGAAAGAAATCTACGAGGATTTGTTGGACGAGGTGTTGATGGGCTTCGTCTTCGACGTGCATCGTACTACCAAGACTGGCAGTTCCGACGTCGAGGAGGGTATCCCGGACGACGAGTCTTATACCATTGTCG ATTCACCTGGTCTAGACGTGTTCGGTCAGCACCCAGTGAAGAAGTCGCAGGAGTGCAACTGTCCGAATTGCGAGCGCGGCGTGGCCGCCTGCCGATTCGCCACGCATTTGGAGAAGTGCATGGGCATGGGCAGGAACAGCTCCCGTATCGCGTCCCTGCGCATCGCCAACAACTCCAAGGACCTGAACAATTACGGTGacgttgacgacgacgacgacgtggacTGGAGCATAACAAATGACAGCGGGAACAAGCGTAAGCGGCCGCGCAAGGATCGCAACGGCGTCAGCAAGCGCTCGGGCAAGCACCAGAGGCAGCAGGCGGGCATCGCTACCAGCGGTGGTGGCGGTTCCCAGAGGAACGGCGAGGCCGCCGCGGTGGTCGGTGGCGGCAGCGGGGAACACAGCGTGCACAGCAGCAACGAGAACTCCCCGTCGAACTACGAGAACATGTCCGTCGTGGACAAGCGAGCGCTGCTCGCGCAGATCTGCGGCGTTGTGTCCGAGCACACGAAGAAGGTTTGCACGCGATCCGTGCGCTGTCCGCAACACACGGACGACCAGCGGAAAGAGATACGCGCCAGTCTAGAGTCCGGCGGTAGCAGCAATGGCCAGGACAACCtccacgtcgacgtcgacacGTTCGAGGAAAGCGACAGTCAGAACCTGCGAGACGCGTTGGCACGATGGGACCGAGAGGGCTCGAGCCACTCGAGCCCGGCCGACTCAGCCTCCACCACGTCGACCTCGTCGATCAACCGGAAGCGGGAGACCAAGTCCAAGGGCAAGGGCAAGGCCTCGTCGAAACGTGATCGCGGCTCTCCCATCTCCCAGGGGGACTGA
- the LOC113563065 gene encoding ERI1 exoribonuclease 3-like — protein MAHRVLSRYPRTMVHHSQKVVQRFEYLLVMDFEATCDKNPVLKPQEIIELPCAAVSTYDWELKDTFHTYVRPRIRPVLTPFCTDLTGIMQETVDNQPCFADVFTAFRKWLTKGGYFDRPDKSSFVTCGSWDLKIMLPAQCDLDGITLSDEFKQWIDLKHTFCESTDYFPRSLKDMLARLNLPLQGRLHSGIDDVKNMVSIIQALRNTYNTQFKITSSLMTSTLNLGTKQEHEREHERKNT, from the coding sequence ATGGCTCATCGAGTTCTCAGTCGATATCCCAGAACGATGGTACATCATTCGCAGAAAGTGGTGCAAAGGTTCGAGTACCTGCTCGTGATGGACTTTGAGGCTACGTGCGACAAAAACCCAGTGCTCAAACCGCAGGAGATCATAGAACTACCGTGCGCAGCGGTGTCCACATACGACTGGGAGTTGAAGGACACGTTTCACACATATGTCAGACCGAGGATTCGCCCCGTGCTCACACCGTTTTGTACGGATTTGACGGGGATCATGCAGGAGACTGTGGACAATCAGCCTTGCTTCGCAGACGTATTCACGGCGTTCCGGAAGTGGCTGACGAAGGGAGGGTACTTCGACAGGCCCGACAAGAGCTCGTTCGTGACATGCGGCAGTTGGGACCTGAAGATCATGCTACCGGCCCAGTGTGATTTAGACGGCATCACGTTATCGGATGAATTCAAACAGTGGATAGACTTGAAGCATACATTCTGCGAATCCACCGACTACTTCCCACGGAGCTTGAAAGACATGCTCGCACGATTGAACCTTCCACTGCAAGGACGTCTACACTCGGGCATCGACGATGTGAAGAATATGGTTTCGATAATACAAGCTTTGAGAAATACGTATAAtacacaatttaaaattacttcATCGTTAATGACTTCCACATTAAATTTGGGCACCAAGCAGGAACATGAAAGGGAACATGAAAGAAAGAACAcgtga